One part of the Nostoc sp. PCC 7120 = FACHB-418 genome encodes these proteins:
- the cphA gene encoding cyanophycin synthetase has product MRILKIQTLRGPNYWSIRRHKLIVMRLDLETLAETPSNEIPGFYEGLVEALPSLEGHYCSPGCHGGFLMRVREGTMMGHIVEHVALELQELAGMHVGFGRTRETATPGIYQVVIEYLNEEAGRYAGRAAVRLCQSIVDRGRYPKAELEQDIQDLKDLWRDASLGPSTEAIVKEAEKRGIPWMQLSARFLIQLGYGVNHKRMQATMTDKTGILGVELACDKEATKRILAASGVPVPRGTVINFLDDLEEAIEYVGGYPIVIKPLDGNHGRGITIDIRSWEEAEAAYEAARQVSRSIIVERYYVGRDHRVLVVDGKVVAVAERVPAHVIGNGRSTVAELIEEINQDPNRGDGHDKVLTKIELDRTSYQLLERAGYTLNSVPPKGTICYLRATANLSTGGTAVDRTDEIHPENVWLAQRVVKIIGLDIAGLDIVTTDISRPLRELDGVIVEVNAAPGFRMHVAPSQGIPRNVAGAVMDMLFPNEQSGRIPILSVTGTNGKTTTTRLLAHIYKQTGKVVGYTTTDGTYIGDYLVESGDNTGPQSAHVILQDPTVEVAVLETARGGILRSGLGFESANVGVVLNVAADHLGIGDIDTIDQLANLKSVVAESVYPDGYAVLNADDRRVAAMAEKTKANIAYFTMNSESELVRKHIQKGGVAAVYENGYLSIVKGDWTHRIERAEQIPLTMGGRAPFMIANALAASLAAFVQNVSIEQIRAGLRTFRASVSQTPGRMNLFNLGNYHALVDYAHNPASYEAVGAFVRNWTSGQRIGVVGGPGDRRDEDFVTLGKLAAEIFDYIIVKEDDDTRGRPRGSASELITKGITQVKPDARYESILDETQAINKGLDMAPANGLVVILPESVSRAIKLIKLRGLVKEEIQQQNSSTTVIDNQNGVASSSVINTLL; this is encoded by the coding sequence ATGAGAATCCTCAAGATCCAGACCTTACGCGGCCCAAACTACTGGAGCATTCGACGCCACAAACTGATCGTCATGCGCCTCGATTTGGAAACCCTTGCCGAGACGCCATCAAATGAAATCCCCGGATTTTATGAAGGATTAGTAGAGGCGCTGCCAAGTCTGGAAGGTCATTATTGCTCGCCTGGCTGTCATGGTGGTTTTTTGATGAGAGTGCGAGAAGGCACCATGATGGGTCATATCGTGGAACACGTAGCCCTAGAACTCCAAGAATTAGCTGGAATGCACGTGGGCTTTGGTCGTACCCGTGAAACTGCCACACCTGGAATTTATCAGGTAGTAATCGAGTATTTAAACGAGGAAGCGGGACGCTATGCTGGACGAGCAGCTGTCAGGTTGTGCCAAAGCATTGTAGATCGCGGTCGATACCCCAAGGCAGAACTAGAGCAAGATATACAAGACCTGAAAGATTTATGGCGTGATGCTTCCCTGGGCCCCTCCACCGAAGCAATTGTCAAAGAAGCAGAGAAACGTGGCATCCCTTGGATGCAGCTGAGCGCACGCTTTTTGATTCAACTAGGCTATGGCGTGAATCATAAGCGGATGCAGGCCACAATGACCGATAAAACGGGTATTTTAGGCGTAGAACTAGCTTGCGACAAAGAAGCAACCAAACGCATCTTAGCCGCATCTGGTGTGCCGGTACCCAGGGGTACAGTCATTAATTTCTTGGATGATTTGGAAGAAGCCATCGAATATGTCGGCGGTTATCCGATTGTCATCAAGCCCCTAGATGGCAATCATGGACGCGGTATCACTATCGATATTAGAAGTTGGGAAGAAGCTGAAGCCGCTTACGAAGCAGCCAGACAAGTTTCTCGCTCAATAATTGTTGAGCGATATTACGTTGGGCGCGACCACAGAGTCCTAGTGGTAGATGGTAAAGTTGTGGCCGTTGCTGAACGTGTACCAGCTCATGTGATTGGTAATGGCAGATCCACTGTCGCCGAACTAATAGAGGAAATCAACCAAGACCCCAACCGTGGCGACGGACACGATAAAGTCCTTACCAAGATAGAACTAGACCGTACCAGTTACCAACTACTCGAAAGGGCAGGTTACACACTCAACAGCGTGCCACCAAAAGGCACGATTTGTTATTTAAGGGCAACTGCCAACCTGAGTACAGGTGGTACTGCTGTAGATAGGACAGACGAAATTCACCCGGAAAACGTCTGGTTAGCCCAAAGAGTAGTCAAGATTATCGGTTTAGATATCGCCGGACTAGATATCGTCACTACCGACATTAGCCGCCCCTTAAGGGAATTAGACGGTGTAATTGTCGAAGTCAACGCTGCACCCGGCTTTAGAATGCACGTAGCCCCTAGCCAAGGCATTCCCCGCAACGTTGCCGGTGCAGTTATGGATATGCTCTTCCCCAATGAACAATCCGGCCGCATTCCCATCCTCAGCGTTACCGGCACTAACGGTAAAACCACCACTACCCGTCTGCTAGCACACATTTACAAGCAAACAGGTAAGGTAGTAGGCTATACAACTACTGACGGAACTTATATCGGGGATTACTTAGTTGAATCTGGCGATAACACCGGGCCTCAAAGCGCTCACGTCATTTTACAAGACCCAACCGTCGAGGTTGCAGTTTTGGAAACAGCCCGTGGCGGTATTTTACGCTCTGGGTTAGGCTTTGAGTCTGCTAATGTGGGTGTGGTGTTAAATGTTGCGGCTGATCACTTAGGAATTGGTGACATTGACACCATTGATCAGTTGGCTAACCTGAAGAGTGTGGTGGCGGAATCTGTGTATCCTGATGGCTATGCAGTACTCAACGCCGACGATCGCCGCGTCGCCGCAATGGCAGAAAAAACTAAAGCTAATATTGCCTATTTCACCATGAATTCCGAGTCGGAATTGGTGCGGAAGCATATCCAGAAGGGCGGAGTAGCAGCAGTCTATGAAAATGGCTATCTGTCAATTGTCAAAGGCGACTGGACACATCGCATCGAAAGGGCAGAACAAATCCCCTTGACAATGGGTGGACGCGCACCATTTATGATTGCTAACGCCTTAGCCGCTAGTTTGGCAGCCTTTGTACAGAACGTCTCCATTGAGCAAATTCGTGCTGGCTTAAGAACCTTCCGGGCTTCAGTAAGTCAAACCCCAGGACGGATGAACTTATTCAATTTGGGCAACTACCATGCCTTAGTTGACTATGCTCATAACCCAGCTAGTTACGAAGCTGTAGGCGCGTTTGTACGTAACTGGACAAGTGGACAGCGCATTGGTGTAGTCGGTGGGCCTGGCGATCGCCGTGACGAAGATTTTGTCACCTTAGGCAAACTAGCCGCCGAAATTTTTGATTATATCATCGTCAAAGAAGACGACGATACCAGAGGCAGACCAAGGGGTTCAGCCTCCGAATTGATTACCAAAGGCATCACCCAAGTTAAGCCAGATGCTCGTTATGAGTCCATTCTGGATGAAACCCAAGCAATTAACAAGGGCTTGGATATGGCTCCTGCGAACGGTTTGGTAGTCATCCTACCGGAAAGCGTTAGCCGTGCTATTAAGTTAATTAAACTGCGTGGATTAGTCAAAGAGGAGATACAGCAACAAAATTCCTCGACAACCGTTATAGATAACCAAAATGGCGTAGCATCTTCTTCAGTAATTAATACTTTGCTGTAG
- a CDS encoding cyanophycinase codes for MPQLQAKSLEMRTPQATKTAVLVIGGAEDKVHGREILRTFFGRAGASKAYITIIPSASREPAIIGGRYIRIFEEMGAEKVEILDIREREQCESSQVKASLEACSGVFLTGGDQLRLCGVLSDTPVMEIIRQRVRGGQLTLAGTSAGAAVMGHHMIAGGGSGETPNRSLVDMATGLGLIPEVIVDQHFHNRNRMGRLISAVAAHPDRLGIGIDEDTCAVFERDGWLQVLGKGSVTIVDPTELTHTNEPHVGANEPLTVHNLRLHILSYGDRFHLYQRTVLPAVHRISS; via the coding sequence ATGCCGCAATTACAAGCTAAATCGCTGGAAATGAGGACACCCCAAGCAACTAAGACCGCCGTTCTCGTAATCGGAGGCGCAGAAGATAAAGTTCATGGACGCGAAATCCTCAGAACTTTTTTTGGACGAGCTGGTGCAAGCAAAGCCTATATTACAATTATTCCATCTGCCTCCCGCGAACCTGCAATTATTGGTGGACGGTACATTCGCATTTTTGAAGAAATGGGTGCTGAAAAGGTCGAAATTTTAGACATCCGTGAACGGGAACAATGCGAATCTTCCCAGGTAAAGGCATCCCTTGAAGCCTGTAGTGGTGTTTTCTTAACCGGAGGAGACCAACTGCGCCTGTGTGGTGTACTATCTGATACACCAGTAATGGAAATAATCCGACAGCGAGTGAGAGGCGGGCAACTGACTCTGGCAGGTACAAGTGCTGGGGCAGCAGTGATGGGGCATCACATGATTGCTGGCGGCGGTAGTGGTGAAACACCTAATCGTTCCCTAGTGGATATGGCAACAGGTTTGGGGTTAATTCCCGAAGTGATTGTTGATCAACATTTCCACAACCGCAATCGGATGGGTCGCCTAATTAGTGCGGTCGCTGCTCACCCCGATAGACTAGGTATTGGCATTGATGAAGATACTTGTGCTGTATTTGAACGCGATGGTTGGCTCCAAGTCTTGGGTAAAGGCAGCGTCACCATTGTCGATCCCACCGAACTCACCCACACCAACGAACCCCACGTTGGCGCGAACGAACCTTTAACCGTGCATAACTTACGTCTGCATATCCTCAGCTATGGCGATCGCTTCCATCTGTACCAAAGGACTGTATTGCCTGCCGTACACCGGATCTCCAGCTGA